A DNA window from Corallococcus soli contains the following coding sequences:
- a CDS encoding amidohydrolase family protein — protein MGDRWLLRGAEIITCDPEQADLPRGDVLVEDGRILAMGPQLHAGGCRPVDLHGKLLLPGLIDAHRHTWQTPLRALGADWTVMDYLAAVRVKLSPAFQPEDLHAANLAGALEALDAGITTLVDYSHCVESPAHADAALTALQDSGIRALFAYGYAAGPQASAALPTPASRLLDARRLRTTRLASDSGLVRMGIALTEMQVPWEQSRAELRSARELGVPITAHCSAWPMSGPSEVQRMAAEGLLGPDVLFVHCTWSSDEDLRRIADSGGAIAVTPETELQMGMGFPVTGRALRAGVRTALGCDVVSSNGGDLFTAMRLALQVERGRAHERDGLSKVLALKAARMLPMVTLDAAEALGLGRVTGSLRPGKDADLIVLDAKALNLTPLNRPRDAVVLQAHAGNVESVMVRGRWAKFQGALVDVDLDTVRRRVVEARDAVLARVGGAAALLGEREALGAHWDMGSAGGAKDP, from the coding sequence ATGGGCGACCGATGGCTGCTGCGTGGGGCGGAGATCATCACCTGCGACCCCGAACAGGCGGACCTGCCGCGAGGTGACGTCCTGGTGGAGGACGGACGCATCCTCGCGATGGGTCCCCAGCTGCACGCCGGGGGCTGCCGGCCCGTGGACCTGCACGGGAAGCTGCTCCTGCCCGGCCTCATCGATGCGCACCGGCACACCTGGCAGACGCCGCTGCGCGCCCTGGGGGCGGACTGGACGGTGATGGACTACCTGGCGGCGGTGCGCGTGAAGCTGTCGCCCGCGTTCCAGCCGGAGGATCTGCACGCCGCGAACCTGGCCGGGGCGCTGGAGGCCCTGGACGCGGGCATCACCACGCTCGTGGACTATTCGCACTGCGTGGAGTCCCCCGCGCACGCGGACGCCGCGCTCACGGCGCTCCAGGACTCCGGCATCCGCGCCCTCTTCGCCTACGGCTACGCGGCGGGGCCCCAGGCGAGCGCCGCGCTGCCGACGCCCGCGAGCCGGCTCCTGGATGCCCGGCGCCTGCGCACCACCCGGCTGGCCTCCGACAGCGGGCTCGTGCGCATGGGCATCGCCCTGACGGAGATGCAGGTCCCCTGGGAGCAGAGCCGCGCGGAGCTGCGCTCCGCTCGCGAGCTGGGCGTCCCCATCACCGCCCACTGCTCCGCGTGGCCCATGTCAGGCCCCAGCGAAGTGCAGCGGATGGCCGCCGAAGGGCTGCTCGGTCCGGACGTGCTCTTCGTCCACTGCACCTGGAGCTCCGACGAGGACCTGCGACGCATCGCCGACAGCGGCGGCGCCATCGCGGTGACGCCGGAGACGGAGCTTCAGATGGGCATGGGCTTCCCCGTCACCGGACGCGCGCTGCGCGCGGGGGTGCGGACGGCGCTCGGGTGCGACGTCGTCTCCAGCAACGGCGGGGACCTGTTCACCGCGATGCGGCTGGCCCTCCAGGTGGAGCGAGGCCGGGCCCATGAACGCGACGGGCTGTCCAAGGTCCTGGCGCTCAAGGCCGCGCGGATGCTACCCATGGTGACGCTCGACGCTGCGGAGGCGCTGGGGCTGGGGCGCGTGACGGGCTCGCTGCGGCCGGGGAAGGACGCGGACCTCATCGTCCTCGACGCGAAGGCGCTGAACCTGACGCCGCTCAACCGCCCCCGCGACGCGGTGGTGCTCCAGGCGCATGCGGGCAACGTCGAGTCGGTGATGGTGCGCGGACGGTGGGCGAAGTTCCAGGGTGCCCTGGTGGACGTGGACCTGGACACCGTCCGCCGCCGGGTCGTCGAGGCCCGCGACGCGGTGCTCGCCCGCGTGGGAGGAGCGGCCGCGCTCCTGGGCGAACGGGAGGCCCTGGGCGCGCACTGGGACATGGGGAGCGCGGGAGGCGCGAAGGACCCGTGA
- a CDS encoding TetR/AcrR family transcriptional regulator, whose amino-acid sequence MPSRASSPRAARGRPPRLSRDAVVEAAVALVREEGLRQLSMRTLANRLRVTPMAVYKHVENRDALVHLCAEAILQTLVLPEERLEPVAWLRRLAGRLRAVGLAHRGLMEFLLEQGPVVHPALVILDRTVLKLHAAGIPWKEAGALHNTFFSWLAGAIRRQEPWDVGPPGTPPPFERFFAAARALPARDYPGLAHGVPHMRATDVGREFETSLDFMLEGIQRRIDARRAPARKRPLRRQR is encoded by the coding sequence ATGCCCTCCCGCGCGAGCAGTCCCCGGGCAGCGCGTGGGCGTCCACCCCGGCTGTCGCGGGACGCCGTGGTGGAGGCCGCCGTCGCGCTCGTCCGGGAAGAGGGGCTGCGACAGCTCTCCATGCGGACGCTGGCCAACCGGCTCCGGGTGACGCCCATGGCCGTGTACAAGCACGTCGAGAACCGGGACGCGCTCGTGCACCTGTGCGCCGAGGCCATCCTCCAGACCCTGGTGTTGCCGGAGGAGCGGCTGGAGCCGGTGGCGTGGCTGCGGCGGCTCGCGGGCCGGCTGCGCGCCGTGGGGCTGGCGCACCGGGGGCTGATGGAGTTCCTGCTGGAGCAGGGCCCCGTCGTCCACCCTGCGCTCGTCATCCTCGACCGGACGGTGCTCAAGCTGCACGCCGCCGGCATCCCATGGAAGGAGGCGGGGGCGCTGCACAACACGTTCTTCTCCTGGCTGGCCGGGGCCATCCGCCGGCAGGAGCCATGGGACGTGGGGCCCCCGGGGACGCCCCCGCCGTTCGAGCGGTTCTTCGCGGCGGCCCGGGCGCTTCCCGCCAGGGACTACCCGGGGCTTGCCCACGGCGTTCCGCACATGCGGGCCACCGACGTAGGGCGTGAGTTCGAGACCAGCCTCGACTTCATGCTGGAAGGAATCCAGCGGCGCATCGACGCACGGCGGGCCCCTGCGCGGAAGCGTCCCCTGCGCCGCCAGCGCTGA
- a CDS encoding ABC transporter ATP-binding protein → MSDASRESTPRLTIEVKDLHKSFGGQPALRGVDLVVPEGTTCVLMGVSGSGKTVLMKHIMGLIRPDRGVVLVEGEEVARMNEPALNQMRRKLGILFQANALFDSLNVFDNVAFPLRERTGMPEPEIAKTVNQTLEKVGLSHAATRFPGELSGGMQKRVGFARATILQPKILLYDDPTAGLDPLTTAAVNEIITTGKQQLGATSLVITPDVASAFGTADHLALMHEGRVVEYGPPDHFKQSQHPEVKAFLRNWLRRRSEQRPAKA, encoded by the coding sequence ATGAGTGACGCGAGCCGTGAGTCGACGCCCAGGCTGACCATCGAGGTGAAGGACCTCCACAAGTCCTTCGGAGGGCAGCCGGCGCTCCGGGGCGTGGACCTGGTGGTGCCGGAGGGCACGACCTGCGTGCTGATGGGGGTCTCCGGCTCCGGCAAGACGGTGCTGATGAAGCACATCATGGGCCTCATCCGTCCCGACAGGGGCGTGGTCCTGGTGGAGGGCGAAGAGGTGGCGCGGATGAACGAGCCCGCCCTCAACCAGATGCGCCGCAAGCTGGGCATCCTCTTCCAGGCCAACGCGCTCTTCGACTCGCTCAACGTCTTCGACAACGTGGCGTTCCCGCTGCGCGAGCGCACGGGGATGCCGGAGCCGGAGATCGCGAAGACGGTGAACCAGACGCTGGAGAAGGTGGGCCTGTCGCACGCGGCCACGCGCTTCCCGGGCGAGCTGTCCGGCGGCATGCAGAAGCGCGTGGGCTTCGCGCGCGCCACCATCCTCCAGCCGAAGATACTGCTCTACGACGACCCCACGGCCGGCCTGGATCCGCTCACCACGGCGGCGGTCAACGAGATCATCACCACGGGCAAGCAGCAGCTGGGGGCCACGTCGCTGGTGATTACGCCGGACGTGGCGTCCGCCTTCGGCACCGCGGACCACCTGGCCCTGATGCACGAGGGCAGGGTGGTGGAGTACGGCCCCCCGGACCACTTCAAGCAGTCGCAGCACCCGGAGGTGAAGGCCTTCCTGCGCAACTGGCTCCGGCGCCGCTCCGAACAGCGCCCGGCCAAGGCCTGA
- a CDS encoding GAF domain-containing sensor histidine kinase, which produces MSDPPKEAKTHARLQALEGLLALPAAELRPTLNTVGQLISELLKADKVDIFLIDMGTQCLVAAGTSDTPMARLQKALGLDRLQLANGGRAVQVYETEEPFITGRQDEDPQELPGIKHRLGVRSSLMVPLPIGVETRGVVGVSSAQRDFFTESDLHFLRAVARWVGMVAHRVELTQELTNLAVKQARRAAAEELITVLAHDMANYLLPLKARIQLIQRRAARNQSAEDLRDADGAASSLRSLTRLIQDLLDVGRLDQGLFTLRPQPVDVAGLAREVASTANTPAHPVHYRGPEELVMVVDPERLRQALENLVANALKHSPQGLPVSIDVQMQQRPEGPWARLAVTDQGPGIPPERLPTLFERFARGPGSTGLGIGLFLARRIAEAHGGTLEVTSKPGDGTRFELALPEAPTASG; this is translated from the coding sequence GTGAGTGACCCACCGAAAGAGGCGAAGACGCATGCGCGGCTCCAGGCACTGGAGGGCCTGCTGGCCCTTCCCGCCGCGGAGCTCCGGCCCACGCTGAACACGGTGGGCCAGCTCATCTCGGAGCTGCTGAAGGCCGACAAGGTGGACATCTTCCTCATCGACATGGGCACCCAGTGCCTGGTCGCGGCCGGGACGAGCGACACGCCCATGGCCCGCCTGCAGAAGGCGCTGGGTCTGGACCGGCTGCAGCTCGCCAACGGGGGGCGTGCCGTCCAGGTGTACGAAACGGAGGAGCCCTTCATCACGGGCCGTCAGGACGAGGATCCGCAGGAGCTTCCCGGCATCAAGCACCGGCTGGGGGTCCGCTCCTCGCTGATGGTGCCCCTGCCCATCGGCGTGGAGACCCGCGGCGTGGTGGGCGTGTCGTCGGCCCAGAGGGACTTCTTCACCGAGAGCGACCTGCACTTCCTCCGCGCCGTCGCGCGCTGGGTGGGCATGGTGGCCCACCGGGTGGAGCTGACGCAGGAGCTGACGAACCTGGCGGTGAAGCAGGCCCGCCGGGCGGCGGCGGAGGAGCTCATCACGGTGCTGGCCCACGACATGGCCAACTACCTGCTGCCGCTCAAGGCCCGCATCCAGCTCATCCAGCGGCGGGCCGCGCGCAACCAGAGCGCGGAGGACCTGCGGGACGCCGACGGTGCGGCCTCCTCGCTGCGCTCCCTCACCCGGCTCATCCAGGACCTGCTGGACGTGGGGCGTCTGGACCAGGGGCTCTTCACCCTGCGCCCCCAGCCGGTGGACGTGGCGGGGCTGGCGCGCGAGGTGGCCTCCACCGCCAACACGCCCGCGCACCCGGTGCACTACCGCGGCCCCGAGGAGCTGGTGATGGTCGTGGACCCCGAACGCCTGCGCCAGGCGCTGGAGAACCTGGTGGCGAACGCGCTGAAGCACTCCCCGCAGGGCCTCCCCGTGAGCATCGACGTGCAGATGCAGCAGCGTCCGGAGGGGCCGTGGGCGCGCCTCGCGGTGACCGACCAGGGGCCGGGGATTCCGCCCGAACGGCTCCCCACGCTCTTCGAGCGCTTCGCGCGGGGGCCCGGCTCCACGGGGCTGGGAATCGGCCTGTTCCTCGCGCGGCGCATCGCCGAGGCCCACGGCGGCACCCTGGAGGTGACGTCGAAGCCGGGGGATGGCACGCGCTTCGAGCTGGCGCTGCCGGAGGCCCCGACGGCCTCCGGGTAG
- a CDS encoding CHAT domain-containing protein, which translates to MSGGRRQRAGRLGSILLAVGLTLHALVAAAGPPEPPAPSALAGCEEGFVAHPERSDAAMCFFREAQAPERRDEARRRLRGLIARHPERPWLQLVLGHVEMLSEPRLAEVSYRQAALAFRSQGDAEGEVLAGINLRNVLVLQGRTEEAHVWVLRVGEVARASGDAQLQVRALVLEAAELSDLGQDLGRAYRLLKRAEVLAFPGGSDGVKKQLLNPLAAVSASLGHFDEALEAYARLAELARRTRDVGTEARVRLSFAHLAYLRSEERPEPGGRPELLRLAREALAAARSADSKALEAQCLRLVAELLGDGPEERREADEHLRRCLELALETGLPERRIACLWTRAERLAGVDAAGAERDADAALALAAEHDNPRYLASAWRARSMVAFRTRPLPEALLQAERALDAVEVLRQLQKDASSQAELFSSWAQDYHRLAGRTLEAGESAALPSREALERAFAVSERLRARTLFEALVASRALAPEDAAPERREARAGVLRQLSATQRRLLEPSLSGAERTRLLGELQELERRDGELRPAPRHAEVRFASLAQTEQRLGDDEALLVFLVGADADHLGAPAGGAWVLAVTRGGTHAYRIPERARLRPAVALLSGLIERRDGSEAGAAAALYAQLLAPALRRLPPRVSRLLLVPDGPLHDLAFAALRERADGPPLMARHELALVPSASLLHHWRERAVRPPGGEALVLADPDRADAPTTVATARGGVFGETANLGALPDARREGHTLEGTLEDTAVRPRLLVGAAASEQALKASALDDVRILHFAAHAVVDEEAPERSALVLAPGAEQEDGLLQPREIAALGLGDALVVLSSCQGASGALLAGEGVLSLARAFFEAGARSVVASLWPLRDAEAAWLLERYYRHLAAGQGVSQALASAQREAWGDGQPAAAWAGLAVMGDAALVPVPAPAGEAAHALAPGSGWTWGLAALAGCVLLAAVGLWWWRRGRAKASWPPGDQETGRLQG; encoded by the coding sequence GTGTCCGGAGGCCGGCGACAGCGCGCGGGGCGCCTGGGGTCCATCCTCCTCGCGGTGGGGCTGACCCTGCACGCCCTGGTGGCCGCCGCCGGGCCGCCGGAGCCTCCAGCGCCCTCCGCGCTCGCCGGATGCGAAGAGGGCTTCGTCGCCCACCCGGAGCGGTCGGACGCGGCGATGTGCTTCTTTCGCGAGGCCCAGGCCCCGGAGCGTCGCGACGAGGCCCGGCGCAGGCTGCGGGGCCTCATCGCGCGCCACCCGGAGCGACCGTGGTTGCAGCTGGTGCTGGGGCACGTGGAGATGCTCTCCGAACCGCGCCTGGCGGAGGTCTCCTACCGGCAGGCGGCCCTCGCGTTCCGGAGCCAGGGGGACGCGGAGGGCGAGGTGCTGGCCGGCATCAACCTGCGCAACGTGCTGGTCCTGCAGGGCCGGACAGAGGAGGCGCACGTCTGGGTGCTGCGGGTGGGGGAGGTGGCCCGGGCCTCCGGTGACGCCCAGCTCCAGGTGCGCGCGCTCGTCCTGGAGGCCGCGGAGCTCTCCGACCTGGGGCAGGACCTGGGCCGCGCCTATCGCCTCCTCAAGCGCGCGGAGGTGCTCGCCTTTCCCGGAGGCAGCGACGGCGTGAAGAAGCAGCTGCTGAACCCCCTGGCCGCCGTGAGCGCGTCCCTGGGGCACTTCGACGAAGCGCTGGAGGCGTACGCGCGGCTCGCGGAGCTGGCGCGGCGCACCCGCGACGTGGGCACGGAGGCCCGGGTGCGCCTCTCCTTCGCGCACCTCGCGTACCTGCGCAGCGAGGAGCGCCCTGAACCGGGGGGCCGGCCGGAGCTGCTGCGCCTGGCGAGGGAAGCGCTCGCGGCGGCGAGGAGCGCGGACAGCAAGGCCCTGGAGGCCCAGTGCCTGCGCCTCGTGGCGGAGCTGCTGGGGGACGGCCCGGAGGAGCGGCGCGAGGCGGACGAACACCTGCGTCGCTGTCTGGAGCTGGCCCTGGAGACGGGGTTGCCCGAGCGGCGCATCGCCTGCCTGTGGACGCGCGCGGAGCGGCTCGCGGGGGTGGACGCCGCTGGCGCGGAGCGCGACGCGGACGCGGCCCTGGCGCTGGCCGCCGAACACGACAACCCGCGCTATCTCGCCTCCGCGTGGCGCGCGCGCTCGATGGTGGCCTTCCGCACCCGTCCCCTGCCGGAGGCCCTCCTCCAGGCGGAGCGCGCGCTGGACGCGGTGGAGGTGCTGCGCCAGCTCCAGAAGGACGCGTCCAGCCAGGCCGAGCTGTTCTCCAGTTGGGCCCAGGACTACCACCGGCTCGCTGGCCGCACGCTGGAGGCCGGGGAGAGCGCCGCCCTGCCGTCCCGCGAAGCCCTGGAGCGCGCCTTCGCGGTGAGCGAGCGGCTGCGGGCGCGGACGTTGTTCGAGGCGCTCGTGGCCTCCCGGGCGCTCGCCCCGGAAGACGCCGCGCCGGAGCGCCGGGAGGCCCGGGCCGGCGTGCTGCGGCAGCTGTCCGCCACCCAGCGGCGGCTGCTGGAGCCCTCGCTGTCCGGGGCCGAGCGCACGCGCCTGCTGGGCGAACTCCAGGAGCTGGAGCGGCGGGACGGCGAGCTGCGGCCGGCGCCCCGTCACGCCGAGGTCCGGTTCGCGTCACTGGCCCAGACCGAGCAGCGCCTGGGTGACGACGAGGCGCTGCTTGTCTTCCTCGTGGGCGCGGACGCGGACCACCTGGGCGCACCCGCCGGAGGCGCCTGGGTGTTGGCCGTCACCCGGGGCGGCACGCACGCGTACCGCATCCCCGAACGCGCGCGGCTGCGGCCCGCCGTGGCGCTCCTGTCGGGCCTCATTGAACGGCGTGACGGTTCGGAGGCTGGGGCCGCCGCCGCGCTGTATGCGCAGCTGCTCGCCCCCGCGCTGCGAAGGCTTCCCCCGCGCGTGTCCCGCCTGCTGCTCGTGCCGGATGGGCCGCTGCACGACCTGGCCTTCGCCGCGCTGCGGGAGCGCGCGGACGGCCCTCCGCTGATGGCCCGCCATGAGCTGGCGTTGGTGCCCTCCGCCAGCCTGCTGCACCACTGGCGCGAACGGGCCGTGCGCCCCCCGGGAGGCGAGGCCCTGGTCCTGGCGGATCCCGACCGCGCCGACGCGCCCACGACGGTGGCCACCGCGCGGGGCGGCGTGTTCGGCGAGACCGCGAACCTGGGCGCGCTCCCCGACGCGAGGCGCGAAGGGCACACGTTGGAGGGGACCCTGGAGGACACCGCCGTGAGGCCCCGGCTGCTCGTGGGCGCCGCAGCGTCCGAGCAGGCCCTCAAGGCGTCCGCGCTGGACGACGTGCGCATCCTCCACTTCGCCGCGCACGCCGTCGTGGATGAGGAGGCCCCCGAGCGCTCCGCGCTGGTGCTGGCCCCGGGCGCGGAGCAGGAGGACGGCCTGCTCCAGCCCCGGGAGATCGCCGCGCTGGGGCTCGGGGACGCGCTGGTGGTGCTCTCCAGTTGCCAGGGTGCGTCCGGCGCGCTGCTCGCGGGGGAAGGGGTGCTGAGCCTGGCGAGGGCCTTCTTCGAAGCGGGGGCACGCTCCGTGGTGGCCAGCCTGTGGCCCCTGCGCGACGCCGAGGCCGCGTGGCTGCTGGAGCGCTACTACCGGCACCTGGCGGCGGGGCAGGGCGTGTCCCAGGCCCTGGCGTCCGCCCAGCGCGAGGCCTGGGGGGACGGTCAGCCCGCCGCCGCCTGGGCGGGGCTCGCGGTGATGGGGGACGCGGCGCTGGTCCCCGTTCCGGCCCCGGCCGGTGAGGCCGCGCACGCCCTGGCCCCGGGCTCCGGCTGGACCTGGGGCCTGGCCGCGCTGGCGGGTTGCGTCCTCCTGGCCGCTGTTGGTCTCTGGTGGTGGCGGAGGGGCCGGGCGAAGGCCTCCTGGCCGCCCGGGGACCAGGAGACAGGGCGGCTCCAGGGGTAG
- a CDS encoding RNA polymerase sigma factor yields MELRHGHAAGASPDAGLETLRRDLEKALASVCPPSLADRRDDLLQVAMMRVVELRKRDPGHAALSAAYLYRVAYTALIDELRRVNARKEVALEELELAPAQPVAPGDPERSAGAAQIARAVRDCLQGLVQDRRLAVTLHLQGHTLSEAAELLGWESKRTENLIYRGLSALRACLSMKGIAP; encoded by the coding sequence TTGGAGCTGCGACACGGCCACGCCGCGGGTGCCTCGCCGGACGCCGGACTCGAAACGCTGCGGCGCGACCTGGAGAAGGCCCTGGCCAGCGTCTGCCCACCGTCCCTCGCGGACCGGCGGGATGACCTGCTGCAGGTGGCGATGATGCGGGTGGTGGAGCTGCGCAAGCGGGACCCGGGACACGCGGCCCTCTCGGCCGCGTACCTGTACCGGGTGGCCTACACGGCGCTCATCGACGAGCTGCGCCGGGTGAACGCACGCAAGGAGGTGGCGCTGGAGGAGCTGGAGCTGGCGCCCGCGCAGCCGGTGGCGCCGGGGGACCCGGAGCGCTCGGCCGGCGCCGCGCAGATTGCCCGGGCCGTGCGCGACTGCCTCCAGGGGCTGGTGCAGGACCGCCGCCTCGCGGTGACGTTGCACCTGCAGGGACACACCCTCTCCGAGGCCGCGGAGCTGCTGGGCTGGGAGAGCAAGCGCACCGAAAACCTCATCTACCGCGGACTCAGCGCCCTGCGCGCCTGCCTCTCCATGAAGGGAATCGCGCCGTGA
- a CDS encoding glutathione S-transferase family protein, translating to MKLYFNPQSRAVIAKWMLDEAGAEYELVLIDFEKKENKAPDFLKINPAGKLPALVDGPARLFENAAICLYVADKYPQAKLAPKLDAPERGRYLSLVVYSTSQLEPSMADHMTKTPTLPARGWTSYPETLDAMERELGDGPYLFGDWFTAADVMIGSMFCYQRMFGGKTDRPKLDAYVDRLLARPKGMKLR from the coding sequence ATGAAGCTCTATTTCAATCCGCAGAGCCGCGCGGTGATCGCCAAGTGGATGCTCGACGAGGCCGGTGCCGAGTACGAGCTGGTCCTCATCGACTTCGAGAAGAAGGAGAACAAGGCGCCGGACTTCCTGAAGATCAACCCGGCCGGCAAGCTGCCCGCGCTGGTGGACGGACCTGCCCGCCTGTTTGAGAACGCCGCCATCTGCCTGTACGTGGCGGACAAGTACCCGCAGGCGAAGCTCGCGCCGAAGCTGGATGCGCCGGAGCGGGGCCGCTACCTGTCACTGGTGGTGTACTCGACGTCCCAGCTCGAGCCGTCGATGGCCGACCACATGACGAAGACCCCGACGCTGCCGGCGCGCGGCTGGACGTCCTACCCGGAGACTCTGGACGCCATGGAGCGGGAGCTGGGTGACGGGCCCTACCTGTTCGGCGACTGGTTCACCGCCGCCGACGTGATGATCGGCTCCATGTTCTGCTACCAGCGCATGTTCGGGGGCAAGACGGACCGCCCGAAGCTCGACGCCTACGTGGACCGGCTCCTGGCCCGTCCCAAGGGCATGAAGCTGCGCTGA
- a CDS encoding tetratricopeptide repeat protein, which produces MRRVTDAIEVFKLNVEVFPKSGNLYDSLGEAYLAHGDKEQARVNYRKALELEPNMPSAVEALKKLGAPATAPATKVVP; this is translated from the coding sequence TTGAGACGGGTCACGGATGCCATTGAAGTCTTCAAGCTGAACGTGGAGGTGTTCCCGAAGAGCGGGAACCTCTACGACAGCCTGGGCGAGGCGTACCTGGCCCACGGGGACAAGGAGCAGGCCCGGGTGAACTACCGCAAGGCGCTGGAGCTGGAGCCGAACATGCCGAGCGCGGTGGAGGCGCTCAAGAAGCTGGGGGCGCCAGCGACGGCGCCCGCGACGAAGGTCGTTCCCTGA
- a CDS encoding penicillin-binding transpeptidase domain-containing protein, translating to MKKGAPGGPEDVALAYLDAWARNDLGAQRQLLVQVPADFDAQHARWRQGLGVAASRFEGLDLEAQDDGTAVVVFRGVHTLRGLGDWEVESRLRFERQGSRWRLRWTPEVFHPEALAGDSFGRLRAWGPRAALLDASGAPLTEPGEVITVGAYPGRVRDGAAVASALQSQLGLDPLRVQAALRAANAQPEQFLAFIDVRPERYQQVRPALAPVPGIFFRKKTARLTPAEGFAAHTLGRVGEVTAEALKALGHPYQAGDVVGLSGLERAQERTLAGSPSGEVRLLPRSGEAVVLHRFEGAPGTPVRTTLRRDVQAAAEAALADVMRPAALVAVDSATGEVLAVASRPLGEALHRALTGRYPPGSTFKVVTAEALLAHGLKPDSRVDCPPEAIAGRRRFRNFEAEAFGQTTFRQVFALSCNTAFIQLSARLGRDALEDAARRFGFGVRYDVGLPSPGASFPAPGDAEDRAAASMGQGRVLATPLHMATVAAAVDTGVWHAPRLLADADAGPEARLSAGTPEALRSLMRAVVTEGSAKSAASFQGLMGKTGTAEFGTALPPETHAWFIGLRGGMGFVVFVEGGGVGGRVAVPIAARFLQTLDASAR from the coding sequence GTGAAGAAGGGCGCGCCCGGTGGACCGGAGGACGTGGCCCTCGCGTACCTGGACGCGTGGGCACGCAATGACCTGGGGGCCCAGCGGCAGTTGCTCGTGCAGGTGCCCGCGGACTTCGACGCGCAGCACGCGCGGTGGAGACAGGGCCTGGGCGTCGCGGCCTCGCGCTTCGAGGGGCTCGACCTGGAGGCCCAAGACGACGGGACTGCCGTGGTCGTCTTTCGCGGCGTGCACACGCTGCGGGGGCTGGGGGACTGGGAGGTGGAGTCCCGGCTGCGCTTCGAGCGCCAGGGCTCGCGCTGGCGTCTGCGCTGGACGCCGGAGGTGTTCCATCCGGAGGCCCTCGCCGGAGACAGCTTCGGGCGCCTGCGAGCCTGGGGTCCGCGCGCCGCGCTGCTCGACGCGAGCGGAGCGCCGCTCACCGAGCCCGGAGAGGTCATCACCGTCGGGGCGTACCCGGGCCGCGTGAGGGACGGCGCCGCCGTGGCCAGCGCGCTCCAGTCGCAGCTCGGCCTGGATCCACTCCGGGTCCAGGCCGCGCTGAGGGCCGCGAACGCGCAGCCCGAGCAGTTCCTCGCGTTCATCGACGTGCGCCCGGAGCGCTACCAGCAGGTGCGCCCCGCGCTGGCGCCCGTGCCCGGCATCTTCTTCCGCAAGAAGACCGCGCGCCTCACCCCGGCGGAGGGCTTCGCCGCGCACACGCTGGGGCGGGTGGGGGAGGTGACGGCGGAGGCGCTCAAGGCGCTGGGCCATCCCTACCAGGCCGGCGACGTCGTGGGCCTGTCGGGCCTGGAGCGTGCGCAGGAGAGGACGCTGGCCGGGAGCCCGTCGGGAGAGGTGCGGCTGCTGCCCCGCTCCGGAGAGGCCGTGGTGCTGCACCGCTTCGAAGGCGCGCCTGGGACGCCCGTGCGCACCACGCTGCGAAGGGACGTGCAGGCCGCGGCGGAGGCGGCGCTCGCGGACGTCATGAGGCCGGCCGCGCTGGTCGCGGTGGACTCGGCCACGGGTGAAGTGCTGGCGGTGGCCAGCCGTCCGTTGGGGGAGGCGCTGCACCGGGCGCTGACGGGGCGCTACCCGCCGGGCTCCACGTTCAAGGTCGTGACTGCCGAAGCGCTGCTCGCCCATGGGCTCAAGCCCGACAGCCGGGTCGACTGTCCACCGGAGGCGATCGCGGGCCGCAGGCGCTTCCGCAACTTCGAGGCGGAGGCCTTCGGCCAGACGACCTTCCGGCAGGTGTTCGCGCTGTCGTGCAACACCGCGTTCATCCAGCTCTCCGCGCGGCTGGGCCGCGACGCGCTGGAGGACGCGGCCCGGCGCTTCGGCTTCGGGGTGCGCTACGACGTGGGCCTGCCCTCGCCAGGAGCCTCCTTTCCGGCGCCCGGGGACGCCGAGGACCGGGCCGCGGCCTCCATGGGCCAGGGGCGTGTGCTGGCCACCCCGCTGCACATGGCCACCGTCGCGGCGGCGGTGGACACCGGCGTCTGGCACGCACCACGCCTGCTGGCGGACGCGGACGCAGGCCCGGAGGCCCGGTTGAGCGCGGGCACGCCGGAGGCGCTCCGGAGCCTCATGCGCGCGGTGGTGACGGAGGGCTCCGCGAAGTCCGCCGCGAGCTTCCAGGGGCTCATGGGCAAGACGGGGACCGCGGAGTTCGGCACGGCGCTGCCGCCGGAGACCCACGCCTGGTTCATCGGCTTGCGCGGAGGCATGGGCTTCGTGGTGTTCGTGGAGGGCGGCGGCGTAGGAGGCCGCGTCGCCGTCCCCATCGCGGCGCGCTTCCTCCAGACACTGGACGCGTCGGCGCGGTAG